A single genomic interval of Rhinopithecus roxellana isolate Shanxi Qingling chromosome 11, ASM756505v1, whole genome shotgun sequence harbors:
- the ANKRD22 gene encoding ankyrin repeat domain-containing protein 22 isoform X2 — protein MGILYSEPICQAAYQNDFGQVWRWVKEDSSYANVQDGFNGDTPLICACRRGHVRIVSFLLRRNANVNLKNQKERTCLHYAVKKKFTFIDYLLIILLMPVLLIGYFLMVSKTKQNEALVRMLLDAGVEVNATDCYGCTALHYACEMKNQSLIPLLLEARADPTIKNKHGESSLDIARRLKFSQIELMLRKAW, from the exons ATGGGAATCCTATACTCCGAG CCCATCTGCCAAGCGGCCTATCAGAATGACTTTGGACAAGTGTGGCGGTGGGTGAAAGAAGACAGCAGCTACGCCAACGTTCAAGATGGCTTTAATGGAGACACTCCCCTGATCTGTGCTTGCAGGCGAGGGCATGTGAGAATCGTTTCCTTCCTTTTAAGAAGAAATGCTAATGTCAACCTCAAAAACCAG aaaGAGAGAACCTGCTTGCATTATGCTGTGAAGAAAAAATTTACCTTCATTGATTATCTACTAATCATCCTCTTAATGCCTGTTCTGCTTATTGGGTATTTCCTCATG GTATCAAAGACAAAGCAGAATGAGGCTCTTGTAAGAATGCTACTTGATGCTGGTGTCGAAGTTAATGCTACAGATTGT TATGGCTGTACTGCGTTACATTATGCCTGTGAAATGAAAAACCAGTCTCTTATCCCTCTGCTCTTGGAAGCCCGTGCAGACCCCACAATAAAGAATAAG catGGTGAGAGCTCACTGGATATTGCACGGAGATTAAAATTTTCCCAGATTGAATTAATGCTAAGGAAAGCATGGTAA
- the ANKRD22 gene encoding ankyrin repeat domain-containing protein 22 isoform X1 yields the protein MYHVHFIFKPICQAAYQNDFGQVWRWVKEDSSYANVQDGFNGDTPLICACRRGHVRIVSFLLRRNANVNLKNQKERTCLHYAVKKKFTFIDYLLIILLMPVLLIGYFLMVSKTKQNEALVRMLLDAGVEVNATDCYGCTALHYACEMKNQSLIPLLLEARADPTIKNKHGESSLDIARRLKFSQIELMLRKAW from the exons ATGTACcatgttcatttcatttttaag CCCATCTGCCAAGCGGCCTATCAGAATGACTTTGGACAAGTGTGGCGGTGGGTGAAAGAAGACAGCAGCTACGCCAACGTTCAAGATGGCTTTAATGGAGACACTCCCCTGATCTGTGCTTGCAGGCGAGGGCATGTGAGAATCGTTTCCTTCCTTTTAAGAAGAAATGCTAATGTCAACCTCAAAAACCAG aaaGAGAGAACCTGCTTGCATTATGCTGTGAAGAAAAAATTTACCTTCATTGATTATCTACTAATCATCCTCTTAATGCCTGTTCTGCTTATTGGGTATTTCCTCATG GTATCAAAGACAAAGCAGAATGAGGCTCTTGTAAGAATGCTACTTGATGCTGGTGTCGAAGTTAATGCTACAGATTGT TATGGCTGTACTGCGTTACATTATGCCTGTGAAATGAAAAACCAGTCTCTTATCCCTCTGCTCTTGGAAGCCCGTGCAGACCCCACAATAAAGAATAAG catGGTGAGAGCTCACTGGATATTGCACGGAGATTAAAATTTTCCCAGATTGAATTAATGCTAAGGAAAGCATGGTAA